In the Hordeum vulgare subsp. vulgare chromosome 7H, MorexV3_pseudomolecules_assembly, whole genome shotgun sequence genome, one interval contains:
- the LOC123407642 gene encoding nucleolin, which yields MSGGGRKPVGDDAEVEALLRAAQDAVLLKLQANSHLVSASSSAASNPLALDEGPGPLDDDLARRLDALRSRPPAPKRTDAAPAPAVGGMDEMEARFAALKGPAVCPEKETRVRLEDLGGESDEEDEVEKVMRWAMDAARLDVATSGGGASNAVDNLEDKSSNADDKEEEDKSSTGSEEDEEERLELEEEKKRKEMMSKKNKAKSRWFFF from the coding sequence ATGAGCGGCGGCGGCCGGAAGCCGGTGGGCGACGATGCAGAGGTGGAGGCGCTCCTCCGAGCGGCGCAGGATGCCGTGCTGCTCAAGCTCCAGGCCAACTCCCACCTCGTCTCGGCGTCGTCGTCCGCCGCTTCGAACCCTCTTGCTCTCGACGAGGGGCCCGGTCCACTGGACGACGACCTCGCCCGCCGCCTCGACGCGCTCAGGTCCCGTCCGCCGGCGCCGAAGCGGACCGATGCTGCCCCTGCCCCTGCAGTCGGCGGGATGGACGAGATGGAGGCACGGTTCGCGGCGCTGAAAGGCCCGGCGGTTTGCCCGGAGAAGGAGACGAGGGTGCGGCTGGAGGATCTGGGAGGGGAATCGGACGAGGAGGATGAGGTGGAGAAGGTGATGCGGTGGGCGATGGATGCCGCGCGGCTCGACGTCGCCACTTCCGGCGGTGGCGCCAGCAACGCCGTGGACAATTTAGAAGACAAGAGCAGCAACGCCGatgacaaggaagaagaagataagagcaGCACGGGtagcgaggaggacgaggaagagAGACTGGaactggaggaggagaagaagaggaaggagatgatGAGCAAGAAGAACAAGGCCAAGAGCAGGTGGTTCTTCTTTTGA